In Massilia forsythiae, one DNA window encodes the following:
- a CDS encoding SMP-30/gluconolactonase/LRE family protein, translating to MNERRTAPASSRIRLAAAALVAALAVPALAQPMACSGKAPAGELRAERIAAVEPTRSEGLYEGPVWIEGALYFSDFGNGPAFPSRIRKLAADGSVRTVVEDSGSNGLAVDAGGNLVTANHKQKAVTRLALDGAAAAKGNGGGKSGDKGAVLAGRYQGQVFNSPNDIAIAAEGTLYFTDPDFQKAAAPGGQPVTGVYRVGTDGRVTLVDGSRRNPNGIALSPAGDVLYVNAGDGLLRAHPVAGGVPGAGRDIVRGLEVPDGMAVDCHGNVYVTEHTAHRVRVFSPQGKELATIRVDANVTNAAFGGADGKTLYLTGAGALWQVRLDVTGSPY from the coding sequence ATGAACGAACGACGTACCGCCCCCGCTTCTTCCCGCATCCGTCTTGCGGCTGCCGCCCTGGTGGCGGCGCTCGCCGTTCCGGCCCTGGCGCAGCCGATGGCCTGCAGCGGCAAGGCGCCCGCCGGCGAACTGCGCGCCGAGCGCATCGCCGCGGTCGAGCCGACGCGCAGCGAGGGACTGTACGAAGGCCCGGTCTGGATCGAGGGCGCGCTGTACTTTTCCGACTTCGGCAACGGCCCGGCCTTCCCGTCGCGCATCCGCAAATTGGCGGCGGACGGCAGCGTGCGTACCGTCGTCGAGGACAGCGGCAGCAACGGCCTGGCGGTGGACGCCGGCGGCAACCTGGTGACGGCCAACCACAAGCAGAAGGCGGTGACGCGGCTGGCGCTCGACGGCGCGGCCGCAGCAAAAGGTAACGGCGGGGGCAAAAGCGGGGACAAGGGCGCGGTGTTGGCGGGGCGCTACCAGGGCCAGGTGTTCAATTCGCCCAACGACATCGCCATCGCCGCCGAGGGTACCCTGTACTTCACCGATCCGGACTTCCAGAAGGCGGCGGCGCCGGGCGGCCAGCCGGTGACCGGCGTGTACCGTGTCGGCACGGACGGGCGCGTGACGCTGGTGGACGGCAGCCGCCGTAACCCCAACGGCATCGCCCTGTCCCCGGCCGGCGACGTACTGTACGTGAATGCCGGCGACGGCCTGCTGCGCGCGCACCCGGTCGCCGGCGGCGTGCCGGGCGCGGGCCGCGACATCGTGCGCGGCTTGGAGGTGCCGGACGGGATGGCGGTCGATTGCCACGGCAACGTCTACGTGACCGAGCACACGGCGCACCGCGTGCGCGTGTTTTCGCCGCAGGGCAAGGAGCTGGCCACGATCCGGGTCGATGCCAACGTCACCAACGCGGCTTTCGGCGGCGCCGACGGCAAGACGCTGTACCTGACCGGGGCGGGGGCGCTGTGGCAGGTGCGGCTGGATGTGACCGGGTCGCCGTATTGA